A portion of the Coraliomargarita parva genome contains these proteins:
- a CDS encoding Gfo/Idh/MocA family protein, whose translation MDTINWGIIGCGDVTERKSGPAFNKVPHSRLAAVMRRNAAAAEDYARRHKVPKWYADADALIADPDVNAIYIATPPGSHYELALKVAAAGMPCYVEKPMARNAGECARMVEAFEQAKLPLFVAYYRRSHPHFQRVKAIIDSKQLGELRQLNYDFACGSMLSVNALDQWRYNPELAGGGLFWDLGSHALDLFDYWLGPLLDVSGHVINRTGNTAVEELAGMTAHSAAGVAIQCTWNFISSEHLDTVTLRFSGGVLRCSMFGHADLHITDASGEERVESYELPENVQHYLIANIVAALRSDEPALSTGASGLRTNRVIDLVAANRY comes from the coding sequence ATGGATACGATTAATTGGGGAATTATTGGCTGCGGGGATGTGACGGAGCGAAAAAGCGGGCCAGCCTTTAATAAGGTGCCGCATAGTCGACTGGCGGCTGTGATGCGGCGTAATGCGGCTGCGGCTGAGGATTATGCCCGTCGCCATAAGGTGCCCAAATGGTATGCGGATGCCGATGCGTTGATCGCGGACCCTGACGTAAATGCGATTTATATCGCAACGCCTCCGGGCTCACACTACGAGCTGGCCTTGAAAGTGGCTGCCGCCGGGATGCCATGTTATGTGGAAAAACCGATGGCCCGCAATGCCGGGGAGTGTGCCCGGATGGTTGAGGCCTTCGAGCAAGCCAAGCTGCCGCTTTTTGTCGCCTATTACCGACGTTCGCATCCGCACTTCCAGCGGGTAAAAGCAATCATCGATTCGAAACAGCTCGGAGAGCTGCGTCAGTTGAATTATGATTTCGCCTGTGGCTCGATGTTGTCCGTGAATGCATTGGACCAGTGGCGTTATAATCCGGAACTGGCGGGAGGCGGCTTATTCTGGGACCTGGGGAGCCATGCGCTAGATCTCTTTGACTACTGGCTTGGCCCCTTACTCGATGTATCCGGGCATGTCATTAACCGGACAGGCAACACTGCAGTTGAAGAATTGGCTGGAATGACAGCGCATTCAGCGGCGGGTGTGGCAATACAGTGCACTTGGAATTTCATCAGCTCCGAGCACTTGGATACCGTGACACTGCGCTTCTCCGGCGGGGTACTCCGTTGTTCAATGTTCGGGCATGCGGACCTACACATCACCGACGCATCCGGCGAAGAACGGGTAGAATCATACGAGTTGCCGGAAAATGTGCAGCACTATCTCATTGCAAACATTGTCGCGGCATTGCGCTCCGACGAACCCGCACTCAGCACCGGGGCAAGCGGTCTACGAACGAACCGTGTCATCGATCTGGTCGCGGCGAATCGCTATTGA
- a CDS encoding helix-turn-helix domain-containing protein has protein sequence MNPYTRILWADRQIEHSPDYHWDNSIRSDTSLIVVQRTLSGTGFIEEGGVLQAVRQSEAMLFRHGDNSRYGYPKDGNEAYALEFIVMYGGSCIQIYETIKARTGAVISIPEGSEADRLFSECLLRCQKRSFHDIYHETTLAYALLIALARQAEAQPWQRDPLSFAEEYMNAHYQQPIAVEDVARVAGLSREHFSRSYKLRYGQSPGQALLSKRMENARRMLTSSFARVEHVAQHCGYRDSDAFIRAFRRCFGKTPLKYRKSEIA, from the coding sequence TTGAACCCTTACACACGCATACTTTGGGCAGACCGTCAGATCGAACATTCTCCCGATTACCATTGGGATAATTCCATTCGGTCGGATACGAGCCTCATTGTGGTGCAGCGAACCTTGTCTGGAACAGGCTTTATTGAAGAAGGCGGGGTTTTACAGGCAGTTCGCCAGTCTGAAGCAATGTTGTTCAGGCATGGTGACAATTCCCGATATGGGTATCCGAAAGACGGGAACGAAGCCTATGCGCTCGAGTTTATTGTGATGTATGGGGGTAGTTGTATTCAGATTTACGAGACGATCAAGGCGCGGACAGGGGCGGTCATCTCGATTCCTGAAGGTTCCGAGGCTGACCGACTTTTTTCCGAGTGTCTGCTTCGTTGTCAGAAACGAAGTTTTCATGATATCTACCACGAGACGACATTGGCCTATGCGCTCTTGATTGCCTTGGCCCGACAGGCCGAGGCGCAACCTTGGCAAAGGGATCCGCTTAGTTTTGCCGAAGAATACATGAATGCGCATTACCAGCAGCCGATTGCAGTGGAGGATGTCGCACGGGTTGCCGGTCTGAGCCGGGAGCATTTCAGCCGGTCTTACAAACTGCGCTACGGGCAGAGTCCCGGGCAGGCGCTTTTGTCCAAGCGGATGGAGAATGCGCGCCGGATGTTGACCTCGAGTTTCGCACGGGTCGAGCACGTCGCCCAGCACTGCGGTTATCGGGACTCGGATGCGTTTATTCGGGCGTTTCGACGTTGCTTCGGTAAAACGCCGCTCAAATATCGTAAATCTGAAATAGCTTAG
- a CDS encoding sulfatase: protein MKYYTNRTYGIVASSLIAAFFGLLFGVSTSAHELPNVVVFLVDDLGYMDIGANNPDSFYETPNIDNLAESGMCFTDGYAANPVCSPTRYSLMTGKYPTRVKATNFFSGKRKGRFAPAPLTDRMEIEEITLAEVLKGSGYMTFFAGKWHLGPTKEFYPQNQGFDVNIGGNHNGGPRTGNGYFAPFENPEIEVESPEGDHLPDRLARETCAFIRENKDKPFLAYLSFYSVHTPLMGRPDLVEKYEKKAMEVTAVEFAEEEQVFGDTPRMVRIAQKHAVYAAMVEAMDLAVGKVLDELEALGLADNTIIVFTSDNGGLSTSEGLPTSNLPLRGGKGWLYEGGIREPWIVRYPGTTKPGSKSSELICSIDLLPTIAAAADIPIEHPIDGVDITPALKGEKLDREALYWHYPHYSNQGGIPGGAVRIGDYKLFERYEDGRVHLYNLKEDIGEQNDLSESMPEKTAAMRAKLHAWYKEVNAEFLQENGESGSPWRP from the coding sequence ATGAAATATTACACAAACAGAACTTACGGTATTGTCGCCAGCTCACTGATAGCAGCATTTTTCGGTTTGCTTTTCGGAGTATCAACTTCGGCACATGAGCTTCCGAACGTAGTTGTCTTCCTCGTTGATGATCTTGGCTATATGGATATCGGCGCCAACAACCCGGACTCTTTCTACGAAACGCCAAACATCGACAATCTGGCTGAATCGGGAATGTGTTTCACCGATGGATACGCAGCCAACCCGGTCTGTTCTCCGACACGCTACAGCCTGATGACAGGCAAGTATCCAACACGGGTAAAAGCGACCAACTTTTTCTCAGGCAAACGCAAGGGGCGCTTCGCGCCAGCCCCACTCACCGATCGCATGGAGATTGAAGAAATCACGCTTGCAGAAGTTCTCAAAGGTAGCGGATACATGACATTCTTCGCCGGCAAATGGCACCTGGGGCCGACAAAGGAATTCTATCCGCAGAATCAGGGTTTTGATGTTAATATCGGAGGTAATCACAACGGCGGACCTAGAACAGGAAATGGGTATTTTGCACCGTTTGAGAACCCTGAGATAGAAGTGGAAAGCCCTGAAGGTGACCACCTGCCTGATCGACTTGCCCGCGAAACATGTGCCTTTATTCGGGAGAACAAAGACAAACCCTTTCTGGCTTACCTTTCGTTTTATTCGGTGCATACCCCTTTGATGGGGCGCCCGGATCTAGTCGAGAAGTATGAGAAGAAGGCAATGGAAGTCACGGCTGTAGAGTTTGCCGAAGAAGAGCAGGTATTCGGTGACACTCCCCGCATGGTGCGCATCGCCCAGAAGCACGCAGTCTATGCCGCCATGGTGGAGGCGATGGACCTTGCGGTGGGCAAAGTCCTTGATGAACTGGAGGCGCTGGGACTCGCCGACAATACGATCATTGTATTCACTTCGGATAATGGGGGGCTCTCCACTTCAGAAGGTCTGCCCACCAGCAATTTGCCCCTCCGTGGAGGCAAAGGCTGGCTCTACGAGGGTGGTATTCGTGAGCCGTGGATCGTGCGTTATCCGGGGACAACCAAGCCTGGTTCAAAAAGCTCGGAGCTCATCTGCTCGATAGACCTTTTACCCACAATCGCAGCGGCTGCAGATATCCCGATCGAACACCCAATCGATGGCGTCGATATCACTCCGGCCCTGAAAGGCGAGAAGCTGGATCGAGAGGCCTTATACTGGCATTACCCACACTATTCCAATCAGGGTGGCATCCCGGGAGGAGCCGTGCGCATTGGCGATTATAAACTCTTTGAACGCTATGAAGATGGACGTGTTCATCTTTACAATTTGAAAGAGGATATTGGCGAACAAAACGACCTCTCCGAATCAATGCCCGAAAAGACGGCAGCCATGCGAGCCAAGCTTCATGCATGGTATAAAGAAGTAAATGCGGAGTTCTTACAAGAAAACGGGGAATCCGGTTCCCCCTGGAGGCCCTGA
- a CDS encoding carbohydrate binding domain-containing protein: MKNFCLFFILTVLGAPAFLYTCEGEEPAQATTGSESEIGIKNPGFEKSGDPRAWRFYTQGNADATGYYDETQQHGGMSSMRLSSRTNFEPNVYGALVQKLDGLKPECKYELTVWIKGDSVSNCTIAVGPGWKLRKSLPEGTYDWRSVTFLFETPKDMAGSFPLVFIVEGPTDGIWIDDISLMEDSQNQSISRFYEATICNGIPQDLHYYPSPYRTGSPGVVPVLSFRSEDNSFGADSRITWDEKYIHFNVDVIDPSAGNVLLGDEMWRGDSIQLHVQVDDAVPVELNFALQANGEVSAFTWDASIDLEQIKKIGRRSSSGYSLGISLPWREFAVPAGKLPSRVAANIVVNDSGLDNKRNFVEWTPATAVRKDPEALANVVLSRDSDTNACDIKLSRSFNDLDDPIEGWAVTYAYQDQPDTPLHLQLSRADGEKIQVFELPTGFNQNLSGQTKRMAFSLVPDSPLPEGDYQFSLVMEGDEEHPLAFASFHRIDAENRIREGIRSIQAQSEKIRESVDSLPVSDDSYVIQGLTIVEIFLKRFEGSDAISSDWKMLQVEELQKILAYLEARISKLSEPELIVRKQSNEAGAPAFIYGFGHWDQPFKDMPELSKIGVDLVQREFGSIVKKERASKTITAAFARAESCKTMVDFHLSPHYIPSDLIKKDVTMALDGAVSAGFIKYNIDHPESRKLIQDWVDCVLPLVKDSPSLFSVGLSNEPLYSHSGRDVYSRSIWTKYLEGTHGSIDVLNVLYGTNYKSFDEVSPPDVGFPGTRAGMCAYYDWVIFNQKNFAEWHQWLNDIVKQQAPGIPTHAKVMPLIFRRSHLHEGMDPELICDITDLAGNDCWAYYQSSNRFAYRWELEEMWYDLLHSFRGQPVYNSENHLIKDGAPATSIPPEHTYSVLWQGALHNMEASAIWVWNPPVNSALEGSIYMRPGNVRGAGKAILDINRLKPEIQAINRAKAPVAILYSVTSIFWQKNYEAALMDLYRTLSLGGNPVTFISEKQLSEGKRSTANDSIGIIALPQTTHVKRETILALEEFVESGGSVVALGQDNLSFDQYGRPHRPEDLKAIELVEIQWSGARDQDGALTDALSSVLGKMGIRTFPLRDANTGDRVSGVEYRSVEYDGGLLMSMINHTKSVVTVSVPSEGSVYDLLNQEVVEPTSFVLEPMQPRLVSLEFIPSGIDGLLEEME, encoded by the coding sequence ATGAAAAATTTTTGTCTCTTCTTTATTCTAACTGTATTAGGGGCTCCTGCATTTTTGTATACGTGCGAAGGGGAAGAACCCGCTCAGGCGACGACCGGTTCGGAGAGTGAAATAGGGATTAAGAATCCGGGGTTTGAAAAATCCGGGGATCCTCGCGCATGGAGGTTTTACACACAAGGGAATGCAGATGCCACCGGATACTACGACGAGACGCAACAGCATGGCGGAATGTCATCGATGCGCCTTTCCAGTCGTACCAATTTTGAGCCCAACGTCTATGGGGCGCTTGTTCAAAAACTGGACGGTCTAAAACCTGAATGTAAATATGAACTGACAGTCTGGATCAAGGGAGACAGTGTCAGCAATTGCACCATCGCTGTCGGCCCGGGCTGGAAACTCCGGAAATCGCTTCCGGAAGGAACGTACGATTGGAGGTCGGTCACTTTTCTTTTTGAGACTCCGAAAGACATGGCGGGTAGTTTTCCTTTGGTGTTCATCGTAGAAGGACCTACCGATGGGATTTGGATCGATGATATTTCCTTGATGGAAGATTCTCAAAACCAAAGTATTTCCAGGTTTTATGAGGCCACAATATGCAACGGAATTCCTCAAGACCTGCACTATTACCCTTCACCGTATCGAACGGGCTCTCCCGGGGTTGTTCCCGTGTTGAGTTTTCGCTCCGAGGATAATTCTTTCGGAGCAGATTCCCGGATTACCTGGGATGAAAAATACATACATTTCAACGTCGATGTAATCGACCCCTCAGCCGGGAATGTCTTGCTTGGGGATGAGATGTGGAGGGGCGATAGTATACAACTTCACGTTCAGGTGGATGATGCTGTTCCGGTAGAATTGAATTTTGCCCTGCAAGCAAACGGCGAAGTTAGTGCTTTTACCTGGGACGCGAGTATTGACCTGGAGCAAATTAAAAAAATCGGCAGGCGATCCTCTTCGGGATACTCTCTGGGCATTTCGTTGCCGTGGAGAGAATTCGCAGTGCCGGCGGGCAAGCTTCCTAGTCGAGTCGCTGCCAACATCGTTGTGAATGACTCCGGTTTAGATAACAAAAGAAATTTTGTCGAATGGACCCCGGCTACAGCCGTGAGAAAAGACCCGGAAGCACTTGCGAATGTCGTGCTGTCGCGGGATTCGGATACAAACGCTTGCGACATAAAGCTTTCTCGTTCTTTTAATGATTTGGACGATCCCATTGAGGGGTGGGCCGTTACCTATGCGTATCAGGATCAGCCGGACACGCCGCTACACCTCCAGCTGTCTCGTGCTGATGGCGAAAAAATTCAAGTCTTTGAGTTGCCTACAGGTTTTAATCAAAATCTATCGGGCCAAACCAAACGCATGGCGTTTTCACTGGTTCCGGACAGTCCACTTCCGGAAGGGGATTACCAGTTCAGCTTGGTCATGGAGGGAGATGAAGAGCATCCGTTGGCCTTTGCCTCCTTTCATCGAATCGATGCCGAAAATCGCATACGTGAAGGGATCCGAAGCATACAAGCTCAATCTGAGAAGATCCGTGAATCGGTAGATTCATTGCCTGTCAGCGATGACTCATACGTCATACAAGGGCTGACTATTGTCGAAATCTTTCTTAAACGCTTCGAAGGTTCCGATGCGATCTCTTCCGATTGGAAAATGCTTCAAGTTGAGGAACTCCAAAAGATTCTGGCCTATTTGGAAGCGCGGATCTCGAAACTTAGCGAACCGGAGTTAATTGTGCGGAAGCAAAGCAATGAAGCTGGTGCTCCTGCATTCATCTATGGTTTTGGTCATTGGGATCAACCCTTCAAGGATATGCCTGAACTGTCCAAAATTGGTGTTGATCTGGTGCAGCGGGAATTCGGATCTATTGTCAAAAAGGAGCGTGCGTCTAAAACGATCACTGCCGCATTTGCCCGTGCGGAATCATGCAAGACCATGGTCGATTTTCATCTGTCTCCCCATTACATTCCATCGGATCTGATAAAAAAAGATGTTACGATGGCATTGGATGGGGCTGTTTCGGCAGGTTTTATTAAATATAACATTGATCATCCAGAATCTCGGAAGCTCATACAGGACTGGGTGGATTGTGTGCTTCCTCTGGTCAAGGATTCCCCGTCCCTGTTTAGTGTCGGTTTGTCGAATGAGCCTCTATACTCACACAGTGGCCGTGATGTTTATAGCCGTTCAATATGGACGAAGTATTTGGAAGGCACTCATGGTTCGATTGATGTATTGAATGTCTTGTATGGAACGAATTACAAAAGCTTTGATGAAGTTTCCCCTCCTGATGTGGGGTTCCCTGGCACGAGAGCGGGCATGTGCGCTTATTATGATTGGGTGATATTTAATCAGAAGAATTTTGCAGAGTGGCATCAATGGTTGAATGATATTGTTAAGCAGCAAGCTCCTGGTATTCCGACGCATGCGAAGGTCATGCCTCTGATTTTTAGGCGAAGCCACCTGCATGAAGGAATGGATCCCGAGTTGATATGTGATATTACCGATCTTGCCGGAAACGACTGTTGGGCATACTATCAATCATCCAATCGCTTTGCCTACCGATGGGAGCTCGAGGAAATGTGGTATGATCTGCTTCATTCCTTTCGGGGTCAGCCAGTCTATAACTCGGAGAATCATTTGATCAAGGACGGTGCGCCTGCGACGTCAATTCCTCCCGAACACACCTATTCCGTTCTTTGGCAGGGCGCGTTGCACAACATGGAGGCGAGTGCTATCTGGGTTTGGAATCCCCCAGTCAATTCCGCGCTGGAAGGCAGTATTTACATGCGTCCCGGGAACGTGAGGGGGGCTGGAAAGGCGATATTGGATATCAATCGGCTCAAGCCTGAAATCCAGGCGATCAATCGGGCTAAAGCACCCGTGGCGATACTTTATTCTGTAACGTCGATTTTCTGGCAGAAAAACTATGAGGCTGCACTCATGGACCTTTACAGGACTCTATCTCTTGGGGGCAATCCAGTTACGTTTATCAGCGAAAAGCAATTGTCCGAAGGGAAGAGGTCGACAGCCAATGATTCGATTGGAATTATCGCGCTTCCGCAGACAACACATGTGAAGAGGGAAACCATTCTGGCTCTGGAGGAATTTGTCGAGAGTGGCGGGAGTGTTGTGGCTTTGGGGCAGGATAATTTAAGCTTCGATCAATACGGCAGGCCTCATCGGCCGGAAGATTTGAAAGCGATAGAGCTTGTTGAAATACAATGGTCGGGGGCGCGGGATCAAGATGGCGCTTTGACTGATGCATTATCGTCCGTCTTGGGGAAAATGGGCATTCGAACTTTCCCTCTCCGTGATGCAAATACGGGCGATCGTGTCAGTGGAGTTGAGTATCGATCCGTTGAATACGATGGCGGCCTGTTGATGTCCATGATCAACCATACGAAGTCTGTAGTGACGGTTTCTGTTCCCTCAGAGGGGTCTGTATATGATCTCCTGAATCAGGAAGTCGTGGAGCCTACGTCATTTGTTTTAGAACCGATGCAGCCTAGGTTGGTCAGCCTGGAGTTTATCCCTTCAGGCATTGATGGCCTCTTAGAGGAAATGGAGTGA
- a CDS encoding GH92 family glycosyl hydrolase: MKSMTDVLDRLNLLQGTDSIREFSTGNSLPIVARPWGTHHWTLQTGRTPWVFNRRLKRLEGVRLTHQPSPWMRDYCSLTLLPFTGPVQGCVEHQASAYRVEAAVLRPNYLSVELLRYGVTMEMTPTERGAAFLFHFPSGIVPRLAFYFDGAHALRQEGAHHVTGVTQDHEGGVPDGYGLYFLGEFNIDVSKLVKTEWGGYLEFPEGTEEVELRLAGSFISPEIAQVTLHRELQGKAFQEIEDEGGDIWKGLLGRLEIDAVSAEQERTFYTCLYRCLLFPRFLDEVGKDGEIIHCSPYDGQLYAGRMCADSGFWDTYRTLYPLLALVYPDVLQKMIDGWMSACRQSGWSPKWSSPGLRDCMIGTHFDVFVADVVSKGLTDWDVEKAFEYLWQDANCESSDGRYGRPGLEDYIRLGYVPCDKYPYAVSSTLDYAYDDFCVAQVAAYLGREAEATEALQRSQNYRNVFDSGVGFMRGRLSAGEWARPFREYEWGGAYIEGGPWQHVFNVPHDPEGLADLFGGRDRLCRKLDEMLAKPSTFEAGHYGYEIHEGTEMALAGFGQYAHSNQPVHAFLFYYALMGCPEKTAHWVKRICQELYSPDDLPGDEDNGEMSAWYIWACLGLYPHCPGKAEYVIYEPVARSVKVRGAMGKEVARFSKEGAAKRGSSNGGVIHHRDVFGAVLTV; this comes from the coding sequence GTGAAATCGATGACTGATGTTCTAGATAGACTTAACCTCCTGCAGGGCACGGATTCGATTCGAGAGTTCTCGACGGGAAACTCCTTGCCGATCGTGGCGCGTCCGTGGGGGACGCACCATTGGACTTTGCAGACGGGTCGGACTCCTTGGGTTTTCAACCGTCGTCTGAAGCGTCTGGAAGGGGTCCGGTTGACGCACCAGCCGAGTCCGTGGATGCGTGATTATTGCAGCCTGACACTTTTGCCGTTTACCGGTCCGGTGCAGGGTTGTGTGGAGCATCAGGCGTCGGCCTACCGCGTGGAGGCTGCAGTGCTTCGTCCGAATTATCTTAGTGTGGAACTATTGCGTTATGGTGTGACGATGGAAATGACGCCTACCGAACGTGGAGCCGCGTTCCTCTTCCATTTCCCGTCCGGAATCGTGCCACGGTTGGCTTTCTACTTTGACGGAGCGCATGCTCTTCGTCAGGAAGGTGCACATCATGTGACCGGGGTGACGCAAGATCATGAAGGTGGTGTGCCCGATGGATACGGACTGTATTTCCTCGGTGAGTTTAACATTGACGTCTCCAAACTGGTTAAAACGGAATGGGGGGGGTATCTGGAGTTTCCCGAAGGGACAGAAGAGGTCGAATTGCGCTTGGCCGGGTCCTTTATCAGTCCGGAGATCGCACAGGTGACGCTGCACCGCGAATTACAGGGGAAGGCTTTCCAGGAAATCGAAGATGAGGGCGGTGATATCTGGAAGGGATTGCTGGGGCGGCTGGAGATCGACGCCGTTTCGGCTGAGCAGGAAAGGACGTTTTATACCTGCCTCTATCGCTGCCTGCTTTTTCCGAGATTCCTTGATGAGGTTGGGAAAGACGGGGAAATCATACATTGCAGTCCTTACGACGGACAGCTGTATGCCGGGCGCATGTGTGCCGACAGTGGATTTTGGGATACCTACCGGACTTTATATCCCCTGTTGGCACTGGTGTATCCGGATGTTCTGCAGAAGATGATCGACGGTTGGATGTCTGCCTGCCGACAGTCCGGATGGTCTCCCAAGTGGTCGAGTCCCGGTTTGCGCGATTGCATGATTGGCACGCATTTCGATGTGTTTGTGGCGGATGTTGTGTCGAAGGGGCTAACCGACTGGGATGTGGAGAAAGCATTTGAATACCTCTGGCAGGATGCAAACTGTGAGAGTTCGGATGGTCGTTACGGCAGGCCGGGGCTAGAGGATTACATCCGGTTGGGGTATGTGCCTTGCGATAAATATCCCTATGCGGTGTCCAGCACTTTGGACTACGCTTACGACGATTTCTGTGTGGCCCAGGTCGCTGCTTACTTAGGAAGGGAGGCGGAGGCGACTGAGGCTCTGCAGCGCTCTCAAAACTACCGGAATGTGTTCGATTCCGGGGTGGGCTTTATGCGTGGGCGCCTATCCGCAGGGGAGTGGGCGCGGCCGTTTCGAGAATACGAGTGGGGCGGTGCTTACATTGAAGGCGGTCCCTGGCAGCATGTTTTTAACGTGCCGCACGATCCGGAAGGTCTCGCGGACTTATTCGGAGGGCGTGACCGCCTTTGCCGGAAGCTGGACGAGATGCTGGCGAAACCGTCGACATTTGAAGCCGGGCACTATGGCTATGAAATCCACGAGGGGACGGAAATGGCTCTGGCGGGCTTCGGCCAATATGCCCATTCCAACCAGCCGGTGCATGCCTTCTTGTTTTATTATGCACTTATGGGTTGCCCTGAGAAGACGGCACATTGGGTGAAGCGTATTTGTCAGGAACTTTACAGCCCGGACGATTTGCCGGGTGATGAGGACAACGGTGAAATGTCGGCTTGGTACATCTGGGCTTGTTTAGGACTTTATCCCCATTGTCCGGGCAAGGCTGAGTATGTTATCTATGAGCCGGTGGCCCGGTCGGTGAAGGTTCGTGGGGCAATGGGGAAAGAGGTGGCACGCTTTTCGAAAGAAGGCGCAGCGAAGAGGGGGAGTAGCAACGGTGGTGTGATTCATCATCGGGATGTCTTTGGGGCGGTTTTGACAGTATAA
- a CDS encoding type II secretion system protein: MDKHINKPTIHARRFRVVAAKAFTLIELLAVIAVIAILCSILIPLLSSVSGRANEAKSVSNMRQIGVAFGLYLTENSNMPPLPFNEMGGTMENRTLHEWRTPAVGLGFLQYEGFLEMPKGSDVGGTNRSQVFFNPLNENGPKYGNWSDYTYLLSGRYKISNFWDSRIAISADVVGGVGFTPGKPIIGDSATVLYWDGSVGMVPYSVYSEHKNEATGFDR; this comes from the coding sequence ATGGATAAGCACATAAACAAACCGACAATCCATGCTCGCCGCTTTCGTGTCGTTGCGGCGAAGGCCTTTACTCTTATCGAGTTACTGGCAGTGATTGCAGTGATTGCGATACTTTGCTCCATCCTCATACCATTATTGTCCTCTGTCAGCGGGCGCGCAAACGAGGCAAAGTCTGTTTCCAACATGAGACAGATCGGTGTGGCTTTTGGTTTGTACCTGACTGAAAATTCTAACATGCCCCCCCTACCATTTAATGAGATGGGCGGAACGATGGAGAATCGTACCCTCCATGAATGGCGCACTCCAGCCGTTGGACTGGGTTTTTTACAATACGAGGGCTTTCTCGAAATGCCCAAGGGGTCTGATGTGGGCGGGACGAATCGGTCTCAGGTGTTTTTTAATCCTTTGAATGAAAATGGCCCCAAATACGGAAATTGGTCCGATTACACCTACCTGCTGAGCGGGCGATATAAGATAAGTAATTTTTGGGACTCACGGATAGCCATCTCCGCGGATGTAGTTGGCGGGGTCGGGTTTACTCCGGGGAAGCCGATTATTGGAGATTCTGCTACTGTCCTGTATTGGGATGGGTCTGTCGGAATGGTGCCTTATTCAGTTTATAGTGAGCATAAAAACGAGGCAACCGGATTTGATCGGTAA